In one window of Pseudochaenichthys georgianus chromosome 5, fPseGeo1.2, whole genome shotgun sequence DNA:
- the gpr61l gene encoding probable G-protein coupled receptor — translation MMAANTGLMIASVPHHSVTNLNTTQTEPNPTVPADLGVVTSSQSQIKDLFGLFCMVTLNLIALLANTGVMVAIARAPHLKRFAFVCHLCAVDLLCAILLMPLGIISSSAFFGTVVFTVLECQVYIFLNVFLICLSILTITAISVERYFYIVHPMRYEVKMTINLAIGVMLLIWVKSVLLAMVPLFGWPAYGPQSSIAAAHCSLHASHSRLRSVFSVLFSVACFLFPAVVIFGVYGAVYKVARSAALQQVPAVPAWANASLAKNRSDSINSQTTMITTTRSLPQRLSPERAFSGGKAALTLVLIVGQFFVCWLPYFIFHMQMSLTGSMKSPGDLEEAVTWLAYSSFAINPFFYGLLNRQIREELVKFRRCCLTQPADFGTSSHEGSLQENFLQFIQRTSSSKAETPSSCANSNPGNTTDQGVKIPGQIPEEQA, via the coding sequence ATGATGGCCGCCAACACCGGTCTGATGATAGCCTCTGTGCCACATCACTCAGTGACAAATCTAAACACCACCCAAACGGAGCCCAATCCTACGGTCCCTGCTGACCTGGGCGTGGTCACCAGCTCCCAGTCACAGATCAAAGACCTTTTCGGGTTGTTCTGCATGGTGACCCTTAACCTCATTGCTTTGTTGGCCAACACTGGAGTGATGGTGGCCATCGCTCGTGCTCCTCACCTGAAGAGGTTTGCTTTTGTGTGTCACCTTTGCGCAGTGGACCTGCTGTGTGCCATCCTCCTCATGCCCTTGGGTATCATATCCAGTTCTGCGTTCTTTGGCACCGTGGTGTTTACAGTCCTGGAGTGTCAGGTTTACATTTTTCTCAATGTTTTCCTCATCTGCCTCTCCATTCTCACCATCACAGCCATCAGTGTGGAGCGTTACTTTTATATCGTACACCCCATGCGTTATGAAGTCAAGATGACCATTAACCTCGCTATTGGTGTCATGCTCCTGATCTGGGTGAAGTCGGTCCTCTTAGCTATGGTCCCACTTTTCGGATGGCCAGCTTATGGACCTCAGAGCTCTATTGCCGCAGCTCACTGCTCTCTCCACGCGAGCCACAGTCGTCTAAGAAGTGTATTTTCTGTGCTCTTTAGTGTGGCTTGTTTTCTGTTTCCTGCCGTAGTCATTTTTGGTGTTTACGGTGCCGTGTACAAGGTAGCTCGCTCCGCAGCCCTGCAGCAAGTCCCTGCTGTGCCGGCGTGGGCAAATGCAAGCCTTGCTAAAAATCGCTCAGACTCCATCAACAGCCAGACCACCATGATCACCACCACACGCTCCCTGCCCCAAAGACTGTCTCCTGAGAGGGCCTTCAGTGGAGGAAAGGCTGCCCTAACATTGGTATTAATTGTTGGACAGTTCTTTGTTTGTTGGTTACCCTACTTCATCTTCCACATGCAAATGTCTCTGACTGGCTCCATGAAAAGCCCCGGGGACTTAGAGGAGGCAGTCACATGGCTGGCCTATTCCTCTTTTGCCATCAACCCGTTCTTTTACGGCCTCTTGAACAGGCAGATCAGAGAAGAGCTAGTTAAGTTCCGACGTTGCTGCTTGACCCAGCCGGCAGATTTTGGGACATCTAGCCACGAAGGCTCCCTTCAGGAGAATTTCCTCCAGTTCATCCAGAGAACCAGCAGCAGCAAAGCTGAAACCCCGTCCAGCTGTGCTAACTCAAACCCCGGAAACACTACGGACCAGGGGGTTAAGATCCCTGGACAAATTCCTGAAGAGCAGGCTTAG
- the parp3 gene encoding protein mono-ADP-ribosyltransferase PARP3: MPPKKRAASAAKAGGKKVKQEPETPAPKDAFTSAKEALLAAGSQVKCNRKVDEHCSVSGEIHDDYDCMLNQTNIGHNNNKFYVNQLINGTKQYYTWNRWGRVGEDGQSKLNTFDNLEKAVKDFEKKFKDKTKNNWSDRANFVSHPGKYTLIEVDGEQDAEVKVDTVDGKKVKVTKNVQPCSLDNPTKKLIELIFSNDMFKEAMECMNLDIKKMPLGKLSKNQIAKGFEVLEEIEAALNQKSRSTRLEELSSKFFTTIPHNFGRNRPPTINDKEIVNQKKEMLMVLADIELAQNLKSETEKSQEEMIEEVLHPLDQDYSSLKCHLTLMDNKSDTFKIIAQYLKATNSSPKMVNVWVVDRETEGERFKEHDHLENRRLLWHGTNIAVVAAILKSGLRIMPHSGGRVGSGIYFASENSKSAGYVRASKNTGVMFLSEVALGKECTITKDDCSLKKAPAGFDSVVARGSVEPDPSKDTFITLEGKQVAVPQGEPLDQPQFKNSHFGNSEYLIYKESQCRLRYLLELKMN, from the exons ATGCCACCAAAGAAACGAGCTGCTTCTGCTGCTAAGGCAGGTGGGAAGAAGGTAAAACAAGAGCCCGAGACACCAGCGCCCAAAGATGCCTTCACCTCCGCAAAAGAGGCCCTTCTGGCTGCAGGGTCACAGGTGAAATGCAACAGGAAGGTGGATGAGCACTGCTCAGTGTCCGGAGAG ATACACGATGACTATGACTGCATGCTCAATCAGACCAACATCGGGCATAACAATAACAAGTTTTATGTCAATCAATTGATTAATGGAACCAAGCAATACTATACATGGAACAGATGGGGTAGAGTG GGGGAAGATGGACAATCCAAACTCAACACGTTTGATAATCTTGAAAAGGCTGTCAAGGACTTTGAAAAAAAGTTTAAGGACAAGACGAAGAACAACTGGAGCGATCGGGCGAATTTTGTTTCTCACCCTGGGAAGTACACCCTCATTGAGGTGGATGGAGAGCAGGATGCTGAGGTCAAG GTGGACACTGTTGATGGAAAGAAGGTCAAAGTCACAAAAAATGTCCAACCTTGCAGCCTTGACAACCCCACCAAGAAGCTTATCGAGCTTATTTTCAGCAATGACATGTTCAAAGAGGCGATGGAATGCATGAACCTAG ACATCAAGAAGATGCCTTTGGGCAAACTCAGTAAAAATCAGATTGCAAAGGGCTTCGAAGTGTTGGAGGAGATTGAGGCAGCCCTGAACCAAAAAAGCAGAAGCACAAGACTGGAAGAACTCTCTTCGAAATTCTTCACCACAATCCCTCACAACTTTGGCCGGAACAGACCGCCAACCATCAACGACAAAGAGATTGTGAACCAGAAGAAGGAGATGCTCATG GTGCTGGCTGACATAGAGCTCGCCCAAAATCTGAAGTCAGAGACTGAAAAGTCTCAGGAAGAGATGATAGAGGAAGTTCTTCACCCTCTAGACCAGGACTACAGTTCTCTCAAATGCCATCTCACACTAATGGACAACAAATCAGATACATTCAAG ATCATAGCACAATACCTGAAAGCAACTAATAGCAGCCCCAAAATGGTCAATGTTTGGGTTGTTGATCGAGAGACAGAG GGAGAGCGGTTTAAGGAGCATGATCATCTGGAGAACCGCCGTCTTCTGTGGCACGGTACAAACATAGCGGTGGTGGCAGCTATTCTGAAGAGCGGTCTGAGGATAATGCCCCATTCAGGAGGCCGTGTTGGTAGCGGTATCTATTTTGCGTCTGAAAACAGCAAATCTGCAGGTTACG TGCGTGCCTCTAAAAATACTGGAGTAATGTTTTTGAGTGAGGTAGCCCTGGGCAAAGAATGTACCATCACTAAAGACGACTGCTCCTTGAAAAAGGCCCCTGCCGGCTTTGACAGTGTGGTGGCGCGAGGGTCTGTGGAGCCAG ATCCATCCAAGGACACCTTCATCACCCTGGAGGGCAAGCAGGTTGCTGTGCCTCAGGGTGAGCCTTTAGATCAGCCCCAGTTCAAAAACAGCCACTTCGGAAACAGTGAATATCTCATCTACAAAGAGAGCCAGTGTCGCCTTCGCTACCTGCTGGAGCTTAAAATGAATTAA
- the grm2a gene encoding metabotropic glutamate receptor 2 produces MSLGKSPVLGVRLVPRPPWLSRLSLLCFYVSLLAQAPQGLPAVGYTTDTKREITLEGDLMIGGLFPVHQKGEGAEDCGKINAQRGIQRLEAMLLALDEINKDERILPGIKLGAHILDTCSKDTYALEQSLEFVRASLTKVDDSEYTCPDGSYAIHDDVPLAISGVIGGSYSDVSIQVANLLRLFQIPQISYASTSAKLSDKSRYDFFARTVPPDFYQAKAMAEILRYFNWTYVSTVASEGDYGETGIDAFQQEARARQICIATSAKVSRSMSRWSYENVIRSLQQKSNAKVVILFTRSEDARELLVAANRMNVSFTWVASDGWGAQESVVRGSEAVADGAFTIELASYGIPQFNNYFTALHPYNNTRNPWFREFWENQFQCSLHDLGCGKHSLNEIPFQPESKIMFVVNAVYAMAAALHNMRQALCPNSTKVCEPLKPGNGRKFYRDYILKVKFEAPFRPPDTENEVRFDTFGDSLGRYNIFHYHKEDGNYVYRKVGYWAQSLTLNTTLIPWASQVVPTSQCSDPCRKNEVKSMQPGDVCCWICIPCQPYQYLLDEFTCAECRFGQWPLSNLTGCYDLPEEYIRWEDAWAIGPVTISFLGMMCTLFVIGLLLKHNETPVVKASGRELSYILLLGVLMCYCMTFIYIAKPSTAVCTLRRLGLGTSFAVCYSALLTKTNRIARIFSGVKDGAQRPRFISPASQVAICGALISCQLVVVVFWLLVESPGVRKEVSPERRDVVTLKCNSKDSSMLLSLTYNCILIILCTVYAFKTRKCPENFNEAKFIGFTMYTTCIIWLAFQPIFYVTASDYRVQTTTMCISVSLSGSVVLGCLFAPKVHIILFQPQKNVSSLRVATTRFSVTTGQGSSFSQASASNVVPTVCNGREVVDSTTSSL; encoded by the exons ATGTCATTGGGGAAATCCCCTGTGTTGGGGGTGCGCCTTGTGCCCCGACCCCCCTGGCTGTCCCGCCTCAGCCTGCTGTGCTTCTATGTGTCTCTGTTGGCCCAGGCTCCCCAGGGCTTGCCTGCGGTGGGTTATACCACTGACACCAAGAGGGAGATCACACTGGAAGGAGATTTGATGATCGGCGGGCTGTTCCCTGTGCACCAGAAGGGCGAGGGAGCAGAGGACTGTGGGAAGATCAATGCTCAGAGAGGGATCCAGAGATTGGAGGCCATGCTGCTGGCTTTGGATGAAATCAACAAGGATGAGCGCATCCTGCCTGGAATCAAACTGGGAGCTCACATATTGGACACTTGCTCCAAAGACACCTACGCTCTGGAGCAGTCTCTGGAGTTTGTCAGGGCCTCCCTCACCAAAGTGGATGACAGCGAGTACACATGCCCCGACGGCTCCTATGCCATCCATGATGACGTCCCTCTGGCTATCTCCGGGGTCATAGGAGGCTCCTACAGTGATGTCTCCATTCAG GTGGCCAACCTGCTGCGCCTCTTCCAAATCCCTCAGATCAGCTACGCCTCCACCAGTGCCAAGCTCAGCGACAAGTCCCGCTATGACTTCTTTGCCCGAACCGTGCCCCCTGACTTCTACCAGGCCAAGGCCATGGCAGAGATCCTGCGTTACTTCAACTGGACCTATGTATCCACAGTGGCATCGGAAGGTGACTATGGTGAGACCGGTATTGACGCCTTCCAGCAGGAGGCTCGTGCCCGCCAGATCTGCATTGCCACGTCGGCCAAGGTGAGCCGCTCCATGAGCCGCTGGAGCTACGAGAACGTGATCCGCTCCCTGCAGCAGAAGTCCAACGCCAAGGTGGTCATCCTTTTCACGCGCAGCGAGGACGCCCGTGAGCTCCTGGTGGCCGCCAACCGCATGAACGTCAGCTTCACCTGGGTGGCCAGTGATGGCTGGGGGGCGCAGGAGAGTGTGGTGAGGGGCAGTGAGGCTGTAGCCGACGGGGCGTTCACCATCGAGCTGGCTTCCTATGGCATCCCCCAGTTCAATAACTACTTCACTGCCCTGCACCCGTACAACAACACCAGGAATCCCTGGTTCAGAGAGTTTTGGGAAAACCAGTTCCAATGCAGCCTCCATGACCTGGGCTGTGGGAAGCACTCACTCAACGAGATACCGTTTCAGCCAGAGTCCAAGATCATGTTCGTAGTGAATGCTGTCTATGCAATGGCTGCTGCCTTACATAACATGAGGCAGGCCTTGTGCCCCAATTCCACCAAGGTGTGTGAACCTCTCAAACCTGGCAATGGCAGGAAATTCTACAGGGACTACATTCTCAAGGTCAAGTTTGAGG CGCCATTTCgtccaccagacacagagaatgAGGTCCGCTTTGACACCTTTGGAGACAGCCTCGGCCGTTACAACATTTTCCACTACCACAAAGAAGATGGCAACTATGTCTACCGTAAGGTTGGGTACTGGGCTCAGAGCCTGACCCTGAACACCACCCTGATCCCCTGGGCCAGCCAGGTTGTGCCCACTTCCCAGTGCAGTGACCCCTGCAGGAAGAACGAGGTGAAGAGTATGCAGCCTGGAGATGTGTGCTGCTGGATCTGTATCCCCTGTCAGCCCTACCAGTATCTGCTGGATGAGTTCACCTGTGCTGAGTGCAGATTTGGACAGTGGCCTCTGAGCAACCTGACAGGCTGTTATGATCTGCCTGAGGAGTACATCCGCTGGGAAGATGCCTGGGCCATTGGACCCGTCACCATTTCCTTTCTAGGGATGATGTGTACGCTCTTCGTCATTGGCCTTTTGCTTAAACACAATGAGACACCCGTAGTGAAGGCCAGTGGCCGTGAGCTCTCCTACATTCTTCTGCTGGGAGTGTTGATGTGTTATTGCATGACCTTCATCTACATAGCCAAACCGTCCACGGCGGTTTGTACACTGCGTCGGCTCGGCTTAGGCACTTCATTTGCAGTGTGCTACTCAGCCCTTCTGACCAAGACCAATCGTATCGCCCGGATCTTCAGCGGGGTGAAGGATGGAGCGCAGCGGCCTCGATTTATCAGCCCGGCCTCCCAGGTTGCCATCTGCGGTGCTCTGATCTCCTGCCAGCTGGTAGTCGTGGTATTCTGGCTTCTGGTGGAGAGCCCAGGGGTGAGAAAGGAAGTGAGCCCGGAGAGGAGAGACGTGGTCACCCTCAAGTGTAACAGCAAGGACTCCAGCATGCTCCTGTCGCTCACCTACAACTGCATCCTCATTATCCTCTGCACGGTCTACGCCTTCAAGACCCGAAAATGCCCTGAGAACTTCAATGAGGCCAAGTTCATCGGGTTCACCATGTACACCACCTGCATCATCTGGCTGGCTTTCCAGCCTATTTTCTACGTTACTGCAAGTGACTACAGG GTGCAGACCACCACCATGTGTATCTCTGTCAGTCTGAGTGGGTCGGTGGTGCTGGGCTGCCTCTTCGCTCCTAAGGTCCACATCATCTTGTTCCAGCCGCAGAAGAATGTCAGCTCTCTCAGAGTGGCCACCACCCGTTTCAGTGTCACCACCGGCCAAGGCTCCAGTTTCTCTCAAG CATCAGCCTCCAATGTTGTTCCAACTGTGTGTAACGGACGAGAAGTAGTGGACTCCACAACGTCCTCCTTGTGA
- the cav3 gene encoding caveolin-3 codes for MQGGGQASIFARASSAAVNWHARGSVTHSGYRGADVNRGSVQFDPGRFTLTVSGPTMEDQYQYNTNEEKIVKDSHTKEIDLINRDPKQINEDVVKVDFEDVIAEPDGTHSLDGVWKLSYTTFTVSKYWCYRILSAVFGIPVALLWGFLFACISFCHIWAVVPCIKSCLIESQCISRIYSLCIQTFCDPFFEALGKVFSSVRVAVRKEV; via the exons ATGCAGGGTGGGGGTCAAGCCTCCATTTTTGCCAGGGCGTCCTCAGCAGCTGTCAACTGGCATGCCAGAGGGAGCGTCACTCACAGTGGGTACAGGGGTGCAGACGTGAACCGAGGCTCTGTGCAGTTTGATCCAGGAAGGTTTACTCTCACCGTCTCCGGCCCCACCATGGAGGATCAGTACCAGTACAACACCAACGAGGAAAAGATTGTGAAGGACAGCCACACCAAGGAGATTGATCTGATCAACAGAGACCCCAAGCAGATCAATGAAGACGTGGTGAAG GTGGACTTTGAGGATGTCATTGCAGAGCCTGACGGGACACACAGCCTGGATGGGGTTTGGAAACTCAGCTACACCACCTTTACTGTGTCCAAGTACTGGTGCTACCGCATCCTGTCTGCTGTCTTTGGCATCCCTGTTGCTCTTCTGTGGGGCTTCCTGTTCGCTTGCATCTCCTTCTGCCACATCTGGGCCGTGGTTCCCTGCATCAAGAGCTGCCTGATCGAGTCGCAGTGCATCAGCCGCATCTACTCCCTCTGCATCCAGACCTTCTGTGATCCCTTCTTTGAAGCCCTGGGCAAGGTCTTCAGCAGTGTGCGCGTTGCAGTGCGCAAAGAAGTCTAA
- the LOC117446174 gene encoding caveolin-2-like: MTTAFIRAGTQLNLVEMEDQRLKDERPAEELMGVKVDVQSQDLNSTHSDTRPQIQGRDPKGVNTILKVTFEDVIAEPPSVRSFDKVWLWSHALFEVSRLWMYRLISLLLAVPVSLAAGILFAVLSFLHIWLIMPCVQLLLINMHWVQTVWGSILNILISPLFTSMGKCCGQITLHLATDEG, translated from the exons ATGACCACAGCCTTCATCAGAGCGGGAACACAGCTGAACTTAGTAGAAATGGAGGACCAGAGATTAAAAGACGAGAGACCAGCTGAGGAACTGATGGGAGTCAAAGTGGATGTACAGTCTCAAGATCTGAACTCCACCCACAGTGACACAAGGCCGCAGATTCAGGGCAGGGATCCCAAAGGAGTTAACACGATTCTGAAG GTCACCTTTGAAGATGTAATCGCCGAGCCTCCCTCGGTGCGGAGCTTTGATAAAGTGTGGTTGTGGAGTCACGCCCTGTTTGAGGTGTCCAGACTGTGGATGTACCGGCTCATCTCTCTCCTCCTGGCGGTGCCGGTCTCTCTGGCAGCAGGGATCCTCTTCGCTGTGCTCAGCTTCCTTCACATCTG GCTGATCATGCCCTGTGTGCAGCTGCTTCTCATCAACATGCACTGGGTTCAGACTGTGTGGGGCAGCATACTCAACATTCTCATCAGCCCATTATTCACCAGTATGGGAAAGTGCTGTGGTCAAATCACCCTCCATCTGGCAACAGATGAAGGGTGA